GCATATGAAGGTCGATCATAACACCCCCCGCGAAGAAAGATGTAATCGTTTAACAAATTCACCGTTCAAGGTCAACTGTGAAGGATGCCTCGCATTTTCCACACCCCGTGCACAGCACAGGGGCATGGCCGATTCTTTCTCTATTTTCATATATTTTCATCTATGCTATATGCTGAACCGAAGCGTTCAAAACATTGGATACCGTGACGGCATGGGGACAATCATCGGAAGATACATACTGAGAGAAATTTCGCTGCCATTCTTTCTCATGCTTTTTATCCTGACCTTCGTGCTCATCATGGGCAGGATACTGCAGCTCATGGACCTTATGGTCAACAAGGGGATCGGCCTGCCGGTGATCCTGGAGCTTCTGGGGTGCCTTGCCCCCTCATTCCTGGTGCTGACGATCCCCATATCTCTCCTGATCTCCATTCTCATCGGTCTGGGAAGACTCTCCGGCGACAATGAGCTCATTGTTCTGAAGTCATCGGGGATCAGCCTGTATCAGTTGATCCCGCCCGTTGCCGTCCTGACCGTTCTTGCCCTCATCGTCACCGCCGTGACGGGGATTTTTCTGGCACCGGCGGGCAACCTGAAAACGAAGACGCTCCTGTTCGAGATCGCAAAGCAGAAAGCCAGCGTCGGCATCAAGGAAAAGGTTTTCAACGACGATTTTGGCGGTCTCATTCTCTACGCCAACACCATCCCGGTCCACGGGGACTACATGGAGGGCGTCTTTATTTCCGACAGCAGGCTCGGGAAAGACCCGGTCACCATCATCGCGGAAAAGGGGTACCTGGTGTCAAACCTCGAATCGATGACCGTCATGCTTCGGCTCGAAAGGGGGAGCACGCACTCCGTCGACGATGCCTTCCAGCGATACCAGAAAATGGAATTCAGCACCTACGACGTCCAACTTGATTTTGAGGAGACGATGGGGGAAGGCGGCAAAAAACTGAGAAAAGATGAAAAGGAAATGACCATTGCGGAGTTGCGGGGAAAGCTCATGGACCCGAAGCTGAAACCCCGCACGAGGCGTGAAATGATCATTGAACTGCATTCCCGGTTCGCCATTCCCCTGTCCTGCATCGTATTCGGCATCCTGGGCATCCCCCTGGGCATATCGAAACACCGGAGCGGCAAGTCCCGGGGGTTCGTGGTGGGAATATTCATCATCATGACCTATTACGTTCTTCAGTTAAGTGGTATCGCCCTGGGAGAGACGGAAAGGATACCACCCGCTGTCGGCCCCTGGGCACCGAACATTCTTCTAGGCTGTCTCGGCATCTATCTCTTTTTCATGGCGGCACGGGAGCGGACCGTTCTGCCCTTTGATAACCTGAGCGGCGAGTCATTCCGACGGTTCATGATGGAACGTATCATGAAGAAACGATAACTCAGGGGATATCTCCATGCGCATTCTTGACCGCTACATATCAAGGGAATTTATCAAGACATTTCTGCTGATCATGGTATCGCTGGTCGCACTCTACCTGATCGTGGATTTTTTTGAACGCCTCAGGATGTTTCTGAGCCGGGATGCAACGGTACTCCAGGTGGTTTCATATTTTTTCTTCACCATTCCCATGATCGTCACCCAGATGCTTCCGGTGTCCTTTCTCCTCGCGGCCCTGATCACTTTCGCCATCCTCTCGAAGAACAGCGAGATAACGGCGATACGGGCCAACGGTATCAGCCTTTTTCGCCTTTCCCTGCCGGTCATCGTCCTATCCATCGCCGCATGCTTTCTGTCGTTCGTCCTCAGCGAGTTCATCACCCCGGCAGCCAATGAGCGGGCGAAGTATATCAAGCTCGTGGAAGTGCAGAAAAAAAAGAAACTCGGCTCCTTTACCCAGAACGAGATCTGGTACCGGGGAGATGACGGCATCTACAATTTCGCCGTTTATGACCCTGAAAAAGCAATGCTCAAAGGGGTCCGTATCTATTACCTCGATCAGAACATGCATCTTGCCAGGCGGATCGACGCCAGGAAGGCCCGGTGGGAAGCAGGTCGCTGGATCTTCGACGATGTCATGATCACCACCTTTCCGGAAGAACCCGGTTCCTTTCCGCGGATCGAACGATATTCGACGACAGAGATCGATCTTCCAGAACAACCCTCGGATTTCCTGATCGTTCAGAAGGACACCGATGAAATGGGGTTTTTTGAACTGAGGAGTTACATACGCAAGATCCGGTCTGAAGGATACGACGCTACCCGTTACATAACGGACATGCACGGCAAGATCGCCTTCGCTCTGGTCAATGTTATCCTCGGTGTTCTGGGAATTTCCTTCTCGCTGCGGACGGAAAGGAGCGGCGGGATAGCCCGCAGCATCGGAACGGGGATCATAATCGGGTTCTCATACTGGATAGTCTTTGCCTTCGCTGTTTCCCTCGGCCGCTCGGGGAGCCTCCCTCCCCTGCTCGCCGCGTGGGCGGCAAACCTGATCCTCGGCCTGGTGGCGGTCGTCTCTTTTATGCGGGTGAGAACATGAACATGGTGGTCGCAAAAATCATGTTCGAAAAAATTATTGACAGAAAAGTCCGATATACATATAGTATCGCCCTCAGAGTCGGAGCACCGGTCATACCCGATGGCCGGTGGATAATGAAACAGATCAGTGCTGGGGGATCGTTCAATGGTAGGACACCGGACTCTGACTCCGTGAATCAAGGTTCGAATCCTTGTCCCCCAGCCATATGAAAACAAGGAGCGGCCACACAGTGACCGCTCTTTTTTTTGCTGATACTGGCCCTATACGGGGGTCATGTCTTGCAATATGACATCTCCAGCGGCTGAGGTATACGATGCGCCTATTGGAGGGGGAAGAAGGAGGATAAATATCATGGTTGACTGGAATATGGCGGTGAGGATCGCCGCGGGTGGTTTCGGTCTGGTGTTTCTGCTCCTTACCATGCTGGCCTGTTCGGTATGGGTCACGAAGGAACTCCTGGAGCGGATCGAGAAGCGCGGCGGCGACAGGAAACAAGCGTAACGGATTCAAGGCTCACGACGGGCGGCTTGCGGGCATGCCGGTCCATGAGCCTGTGAGCATAACGATACGACAACGAGGGATGGCCGTGTTTGGATTACTGGAAAGCGGATTTCAGTTGTTTACCTGGGGCAACGCCCTGATGATACTCATCGGCCTGGGGTTGATCTACCTGGGCGTGGCGCGGAAGATGGAGCCCTTGCTTTTGGTCCCCATCGGGTTCGGCATCATGCTGGTGAACCTGCCGCTGGGTGGCATGATGGACTACGAGCTGCTGCTCCGGGCGCCGCAGCCGGGCGTAGTCATGGAGGTGGATGCCCGGAGGGGAGGCACCTTTACGAGCGGGGATGCCCTGGTCACCCTGGACACGGGGGCGATCGCCGCCCCGGTGTACGGCCGGGTGGACGAGCTGCGGGTGGCGAAGGGCCAGGTAGTGACGAAGGGCCAGGTGGTCGCCCGGCTAATCACGACAGAGCAGACGGACCAGGCAGTGCTGCCCACGAAGCCCATCGGGCTGCTGTCGCGGATCTTTCATTTCGGGGTCATGTGGCAGCTCCTGCCGCCACTTATGTTCTTATGCCTGGGGGCACTGACGGACTTCGGTCCCATGCTGGCCAATCCCAGGACGCTGCTGCTCGGTGCCGCGGCACAGTTCGGCGTGTATTTTGCGTTCTTTTTGTCGCTCTTTTTCGGGTTCAGCCTGCCCGAGGCCTCGTCCATCGGGATCATCGGCGGTGCCGAGGGGCCGACCACCATCTACGTCACGTCCGTCTTGGCGCCCCACATCATCGGGGCCACGGCGGTGGCCTGTTATTCCTACATGGCTCTGGTACCGGTGATCCTGCCGCCGGTGATCAAACTGCTGACCACGAAAGAGGAGCGGCGCATCTACATGAAGCCGCAGTTGCGGAAGGTCTCCCAGCGGGAGAAGATCCTCTTTCCCCTGGTAACCACCATCATCGTCATCCTCTTCGTGCCGTCATCGGCGCCGCTCATCGGCTGTTTCATGGTGGGCAATCTCTTCCGGGAATGCGGGGTGACGGAGCGGCTCACGAACACGGCGCAGACGGCCTTCGTGGATATCATCACCATCTTCCTGACGCTGGCCATCGGCGCCTCCATGCCGGCGGAGAACTTTCTCCAGCCCCGGACGCTTCTGATCCTGGTGCTGGGGGTGGTGTCCTTTGCCTCGGCGGCGGCGGCGGGGGTGTTGCTGGCGAAGTTCATGAACCTCTTTTTGAAGGAGAAGATCAATCCCATGATCGGTGCGGCGGGGGTATCGGCGGTTCCCATGTCGGCCCGGGTGGTGCAGGTCATGGGGCAGCAGGAGAACAAGAAAAACTTCCTGCTCATGCATGCCATGGGACCGAACGTGGCGGGCGCCATCGGCGCGGCCATCGCCGGCGGGGTCTTTATTGGTATCCTTGGCTAAATAAAGTAGTACAGTATTTTTCTTCAAAACAAATGAAGGAGCAAGGCAATGATCGTTCGTCACTTCACGGATGTCACGGCGGAACAGATAGCTGACGGGTTCCGGAAGCGGGTGGTAATCGGACAAAACGAAGGCGCACCGAACTTCATCATGCGCGTTTTCGATGTGGAACCGGGATTCTCAAGCCCGTTTCATGAGCATTTCTGGGAACATGAGATTTTTGTGGTCAGCGGCGAAGGGTATATACGCAACGGACAGGAAGAGGATCTCCCTCTTGGGGCCGGTGATACCATCTTTGTGCCGCCCTATGAAAAGCACTGCATGGTGAACAAAGGCAGTGATATTTTCCGGTTCGTCTGTCTCATCCCGGTCGGCGCTGAAAATTGAAATATCTTATTACTGCATCAACTCGCCTACCAGGTCCAGATAATCAATGAGGAGACGGGTGATCAGGAACCTTTCACGTACCGATTCCTTCGCCCTGCGGCCGATCTCCTGAGCCAGCTCACGGTCCCGCAGGAGGGTCACTATCCGATCCGCAAAGGCATTGTTGTCATGCGGTTCAACGAGGAAACCGTTTTCCCCGTCCTCTATCTGGAGGGGGATCCCCCCCACCCTCGAGGCGACCACCGGCGTCCCTTTCCACATGGCTTCAGTCACCACAAGTCCGAATCCCTCCTTCTGGGATTTCTGGATAATGGCCGACGAAATCCGCTGAAGCACGTTTATGAAGATAAAATTCGAGGCGATCGGATCGCTCACAAGGATCACATCGCCTGAGGCAAGCAGATTCTTGGCGTCCCGCTCTGTCTTTTCATACATCCTCAATCCCTCGGGATCGTCGGTCGCGATGTTCCCACACAGAACCAGCCGGCAGTCGATCTTTTCCTTGACCTGCTTGAAGACCTGTATCACCCCTCCGGGGTCCTTCCATTTGTCGAAACGGGATATCTGGGTGATAAGCGGCTTGTCCGTCTTGATCCTATACTTGCCGAGATACCGTGACAGGATCGTGTCGGTAAGCTCCATGTTCTTCGCCGTCAGGGGATCGATGGCAGGATGGATGATCCGCTGTTCTATGGGTATGTTATGCCGGACATAGGAATCATTGGAAACGATCATAACATCGTATTTGCGCACAAAAGTACTGAGGAAATCCCACAGGGACGGGTTCGGGTTCGACAGGTCCACATGACACCGCCACACCCAGGGCTGCCGTTTTTTATAAAAATTGACCAGCGCGACCGGTTGCGGATCATGAACGATGACACAATCATGGTCCAGGTGAGTGTACTCGGCGAATTTTTCATTCGTCTGGAGGTAGAGGGATTTTTTCCGTGCGGTGAAATTGATATCATCGCCTTGAAGTGCATTATGAAACTTCTTCGTGATCTCGAAAAAATCCGGATAACCGTGAAGGGTCCTCCACCCGGCGTCAATGCCGATATTGTTCATCAGCGGCACAAGGCTGTTCAGGATCTCCGCCACCCCGCCCCCCTGAAAGGTGGAGTTTATATGCAGGAGGTGTTTGCCGTAGAGCTTCCGCACTTTTTTACGTATCTCCGAGATCGTTTTTGTCCCCACGATGTCCTGGTATCTTTCGATATCAATCATTCCGCTTTCCTCCGTCCCGCAATTCTTCAAGGAGAGAAATGACATCATTCTGAGATTTCAGGTTGAATCGTGCAGATGTCGGGCCAAGTCCCACCTTGAGTGAATAACCCCATTTGGGAATGACCGAAAACATGTCCTCGTCGGTCCGGTCATCCCCGATCGCGAGGATGAAGTCCCATTCATGTTTCGCGATCCAGTGCATTGCCATGCGCCCCTTATTGATCCCTCTGTGTTTTATCTCCACCACCTTGTTGCCCTCGAGTATCTGCAGATCAAGATTCGCCGTCAGATGCATGAGATCGTCGATCAATTCCCTCACGCGGATCGTGCTTAACTCAGAGCTTGTTTTCCGATAATGCCAGACCAGGGAATACTCCTTTTCCTCAATAAATGAACCGGGGGTCCTGTCCATGTAAAGTTCGATTGTCGGGTAGATCTCGGCTTTCCAATCATCATTGAGCGGTTCCGCCATTTCCCATGTACCGTCCCTGATCCAGGCTCCATGCTCCGCCACGAGACCCACCGGAAGTTTTCCGAACCAGTCGTCAAGGACCTTCCGGTCACGTCCACTGATTATCACTGTCCGGTTTCCCGGGGCATTCGCCAGATCAATGATCAACCGCATGAGATCTTTTCCCGGTTTTGCCTCTTCAGGTTTGTGATGAAAAGGAACCAGCGTGCCGTCATAATCCAGAAGAAGCAGCCGTTTCGACGCGCGCCGGCAATCGGCAAGCAGCGCCTGTCGCGACGAATCGATGAGTTCGTTGCTTCGCATCTCACGCTGGCGGTCCTTCACGTCCTCGAGCCTTTCGATGAATTCACCGGCCCAGCGGCTCACGGTATACCGTTGCAGTCGAGACCGCATCACCCTGTTTTGCTGAACTCTTTCATTTTCGCTCATCTTCAGGGCCCTCACCAGCGCGTCGGTCACTTCCTCACGGTTATTGGGATTAACGATGATCGACTCTCCGAGTTCCTTCGCCGCCCCGGCCATCTCGCTCAGAATAAGGACTCCGGCGCCGTCCGTTTTCGAGGCGAGATACTCTTTGGCGATCAGGTTCATGCCGTCCCGGACCGGAGTGACAAGGCAGACATCGGCCAGGTTATAGAGGGCATTCAGTGTTGTAAAGGGAAGAGAGCGATACAGGTACCAGATTGGAGTCCAGCCGATGGTTCCGTATTTCCCGTTGATCATGCCGACCAGTTCATCGATGTGCCGTTTCAGTTGCTCGTAGTGCTCGACCTTCGTCCGGGACGGAACAGCCAGCAGAATGAGAACGACCTGCTCTCTGAATTCCGGATGCTCCTTAAGGAATTCATCATAGGCTTCGAGCCTCAGAGGAATACCTTTGGTATAATCCAGACGATCGACCGACAAAATGATCCTGTAGCCGTGAAGGCGTTTCCTGAAGTTGTGAAGGTCCCTCTGTACCTTCGGATTCTCAATGGCCTTCGCAAAGCGCTCATAGTCGATACCCATCGGAAACGTGTCGACACGGATACGTCTGTTCCCGGCGGTAAACTGTCCCAGGTTATTGTCGTATCCGAGAACGCGGTGGACACTGCTTAAAAAATGGCGCGCATAATCATAGGTGTGGAATCCGATCAGGTCCGAACCCACAAGTCCCTCAAGGAGCTGCCTTCTCCATGGCAGCATTCGAAACAATTCATAGGATGGAAAGGGTATATGGTGAAAATATCCAATTGTTACTTCCGGATTTTCCTCTCTGATAAACTGCGGGACGAGCATCAGCTGATAGTCATGGACCCAGATAAGATCGTCTTCACGAAGGATTTCGGAAACCTCGTGGCTGAACCGCTCGTTGACGTGACGGTAAGCCTGCCAGTACCGGGTATCGTGCACAACGAACTGAGGAAAATAATGGAAGAGAGGCCACACGGTCTTGTTGCTGAATCCCTCATAATAGAGGCTGACATCCCTTTGAGAAAGAAAGAGGGGATGGCAGTTGAACTCTGATTTCAGCCGTTCAGTGATCAATTCTTTTTCGTCGCCGCCGAGTTTGTCGCTCGCTATGCCGGGCCAGCCGACCCAGACGCTTTCATGGCTCTGATAGAAGGAGCTCAATCCCGTCGCGACACCGCCGGCGCTCTGGCGGTAATAGAATGTTCCTTTCCTTTTTTCTATCGTTACGGGCAATCTGTTCGATACGATCAGTATCCTTTTCATGGCTCATGTTTTCTCTGTCTTTTGAATGCCTTGTGACACTCCCCGGCAATCGCGTGAGGCGATCACGCGAACCCGCGACATCTCTTACCGGTTCGGTCAAGCCGGCCTGGGTGATGTTCATTATGCCAGCATATTCCGGGCCTGCTGTCAAATCGGGGAGAGTGTTCGGGGGCTGCATCCTTCACGCGGTCCATCATGAAACCCCGCCCTCAGTTTTGTGCAATGTCGCACGGAACAGAGGGAGTGAACCGGGATAGTTTCTCCGGATGAAATCGATCATTTTCTCCCGGACCGTGCATCGCAGTTCCCATGCCTTCGAGGAGTCGACGGCGCTGACGAGGGCCCGCAATTCCATTACGCCCTCCTTCAGGTCCGTTACCTGAAGAGCGCATACCCGGCCGTCCCACGTGTCGGTCTGGCGAACGATCCGTTCCAGCTCGCTTCGCAGAGGGGACACGGGCATGGTGTAATCGACCAGGAAATATACCGTTCCCAGAATTTCCGAGGTGGTCCTCGTCCAGTTCTGAAAAGGGTGCTCGAGAAAATAGATGATGGGCAATACAAGTCGCCGCTGGTCCCAAATTTTGACCACGACATAGGTCAGGGTAATCTCTTCTACCCTTCCCCACTCATTTTCAACGACAACTACATCATCAAGGCGTATGGGCTGTGTCACGGCGATCTGGATTCCCGCAAGAAGATTGGCAATGGTTTTCTGGGCGGCGACGCCAACGATGATACCGATGATACCGGCCGACGCCAGGATGCTGGTACCGACCTGGCGCACCGACCCAAAGGTCATCAATACGATCCCCAAACCAAGGATGGAAACAATGACAACGATGACACGCTTGATGATCCGTATCTGGGTGGTAACTGCGCGCGCCCTGAGGTTGTCTTTCGCGGATATGTCGAACTTGCTGAGCAGATACATCTCAAAGACCGACGTCATTGTAATGAGGAACCATACCAGTGAGGTTATCAGAAGGAGACTGAGCAACTGCTTGAAAAACGTCATGTGCTGACCGGAAATACCCGTGATGGGAGAGACATAATACAGGACAAGCACAACAATGAACAGCCGTGCCGGTCCCCTGCCGTATCGGATCACGGAATCGTCCAGTGTGGATTCCGTCCGTCGCGAAAGACGGTCCCCCATTTTAAAGAGTGCGAAGTGGATGATAAGTGCAACAAGAATGGACGCACAAATAACACCGAGTCCAAAAATAAAACTTTCCGCGGAATGAGCAAGCCCTTCCATGGGAACGATCCCTTCGTGAAAAAAGTATTGTCATGAAGAATGGAAATCAGCGGGGCACATTATCTGTGTGGTGAATTGAGACCGGATTGCGAGACCTGTCGACGCTCACGTGTTCGTTTGATTCCCATATAATGGTTATATTTATATGATATCCAGGGGGTGGACGTCAAGGAGCGGTTTCGAGAGATCGTGGCCTGACCGACCGGGGTTCCACTTTCTAACCCTTTGCGACTATCTTTCCCCAGGTATCCCGAAGCGGTACGACCCTGTTGAATACAGGCTTTCTGGGCCCCGTATCTTTCAGGTCCGCGCAGAAATAGCCGAGTCGCTCGAACTGGTATCGGCTTCCCGGCTCGGCGTTCACCAGGCTTGCCTCGACGGGGCAGGAAGGAAGGATCTCCAGGGATGAGGGATTCAGGTACGTGAGGTAATCGTCGCTTTCGCCGGCCGGATCGGCGACAGTGAAGAGCCTGTCGTAGAGACGCACCTCAGCGGAAACAGAGTGCTCGGCCGACACCCAGTGAATGACCCCTTCCACCTTTCTGCCGTCACGGGGCAGCCCGCTCAGTGTTTCGGGATCATAGGTGCAGTGAAGTTCGATTATTTTTCCTGTTCGTTCATCCTTCACCATGCGCTCATACTTGATGACATACGCGTTCCTCAGTCGGACCTCCCGGTCCGGCCCGAGCCGGCGATATTTCTTCGGCGGGTCCTCGTGAAAATCATCCTGTTCGATATAGAGCGTCCGTGAAAAGGGGACCCTGCGAACTCCCATGGCGGGATCCTGGGGATGGTTCGGGACCTCGAATTCCTCGACCCGGTCCTCCGGGTAATTATCGATGACGACCCGCAGGGGACGCAGGACCGCCATGGCCCGCGGCGCCGTTTCGTTCAGGTCTTCGCGAACACAGTGTTCGAGCAGCGCCAGGTCTATCAGGTTATCGTTCTTGGCCACCCCGATGGTCGTACAGAAGTTCCTGATCGCCCGGGGCGTGTAGCCCCGTCTGCGCATCCCGGCCACTGTTGGCATACGCGGATCATCCCACCCGGCGACCTGGTTCTTCCTCACCAGTTCGATGAGCATCCGCTTGCTGAGAACGGTATAACTCACATTGAGGCGGGCGAATTCTATCTGCTGCGGGCGACTTCCTTCTATCAACTGCTCGACGATCCAGTCATAGAGAGGACGGTTGTTTTCGAACTCAAGGGTGCAGATCGAATGGGTGATCCCTTCAAGTGCGTCGGAAAGACAGTGGGCGAAATCATACATGGGGTAGACGACCCATTTCATTCCCGTCCGGTAGTGGGGTTCCCGCTTTATCCGGTATATGACGGGATCGCGCATCACCACGTTCGGAGAGGCCATATCGATCCTGGCACGGAGCACATGGGCGCCGTCCTCGAATTCCCCGGCCCGCATCCGCTTGAAAAGGTCCAGGTTTTCCTCGACCGAACGGTTCCGGTACGGGCTCTCCCTTCCCGGTTCGGTGAATGTCCCCCTGTATTCCCGGATCTCGTCCGCGTTCAGACTGCACACATAGGCCTTGCCGGCCCTGATCAGTTCGACGGCGAAATCATAGAGGGCTTCAAAGTAATCCGATGCGTAATAGAGACGGTCTTTCCAGTCAAACCCAAGCCAGCGGATATCCTTCATGATCGATTCAACGTATTCAAGGGTCTCTCCACTCGGGTCCGTATCATCGAATCGAAGATTGCAGGTACCTTTGTACTTTTCAGCGGTGCCGAAATTCAGGCAGACGGATTTGGCGTGGCCGATATGGATATATCCGTTCGGCTCCGGCGGAAAACGGGTGGCCACCCTTCCCTCGTTCTTTCCCACCTCAAGGTCTTTATCAATGATCTCATGAATGAAATTAACCGGTGCCAAGTTCGACTTCTCTGCCATGAATATGCAACTCCTCTTTATATGGGCGGTCCCGGTAACGTTCGCACGGCGGCTGAGAAAAAAAGGCCGACGGCCACCGCCGCCGGCCTCTCCAGCCTGTGTTTCCTTATGTGCCCATTTCCCAGGAACTCAAATATTTTTCCTGCTCCGGTGTCAGAGTATCGATGGCAACACCCATGGCCGCCAGTTTCAACCGGGCGATCTCCCTGTCTATCTCCTCAGGAACGCTGTATACGATCTTCTCGAGCGATCCACCGTGTTTTACGAGGTACTCGGCCGCCAGTGCCTGATTGGCAAAACTCATGTCCATAACGCTCGACGGATGTCCCTCCGCCGCGGCGAGATTGATGAGCCGGCCTTCACCAAGGATATACACGTGCCGGCCGGTCTCCAGTTCATAGTCGTCGATGAAATCCCTGATCCGGCCATGGTAGACGGAGATCTTCTTCAGACCCTCGATGTCGATCTCCACATTGAAATGGCCCGAATTCGCGACGATGGCGCCGTCCTTCATCTTCTGAAAATGTTCCGTCCTGATGACATTGATATCGCCGGTGAGGGTACAGAAGAAATCGCCGATGCCGGCCGCTTCACCGATCGGCATGACCCGGAATCCGTCCATGACGGCCTCCAGCGCCCTGAGCGGGTCCACTTCGGTGACAACGACATTCGCCCCCATGCCGTTCGCCCGCATGGCGAGGCCCTTCGAGCACCAGCCGTAACCGCAGACGACAAAAACGGAACCGGCGATGAGCCGGTTCGTGGCACGGATGATCCCGTCAATAGTGCTTTGACCCGTTCCGTACCGGTTATCGAAGAAATGCTTTGTCTTCGCGTCATTCACGGCGACGAGGGGGAATTCCAGGACCCCTTTCTCAGCCATCGCCTTCAGCCGGATGACACCGGTCGTGGTTTCCTCGGTCCCGCCGATTATCCCGTTGATAAGGTCACGGCGCTCGGAATGGATCGTCGATACCAGGTCGGCTCCGTCATCCATGGTAAGATGGGGTTTCAGATCAAGGACCGTATGGATATGGGCGTAATAGGTATCCCGGTCCTCACCCTTGATGGCATTGACGGGGATCTCATGATACTTGACGAGATAGGCCGCCACGTAATCCTGCGTGCTGAGAGGATTTGATGCGCACAGGGATAGCTCGGCGCCTCCCGCCTGCAGGGTCTCCATGAGGCTTGCCGTTTCAGTGGTCACATGGAGACAGGCAGCGAGGCGGGTCCCCGCGAGGGGTTTTTCCGCCGCGAAGCGTTTCTTTACGCTGTTGAGAACGGGCATGCTCTTGTTCGCCCAGTCGACGCTGAGTTTTCCCTGCTCGGCAAGGGAAATGTCCTTTATGTCGTATTTCGTCATGATCAGATACCGGCTTCCTTTCTCAGCGCGTTTGCCTTGTCGGTCTTCTCCCAGGGATAATCATCGAGGAAGAGTGACCGGGCGATCTTTCTGTAGGTGTCACCGTTGAGAAGTTCAAAGTTCTCGATCATCGCCCGGGGGGTAAAATCAAAGACCTGCTCGACGATGCGGGATATTTCGCGGTCCGGAAGAACTCCCGTGCCGTATGTATTCACATAAAGCGACATGGGTTTCGCCACGCCGATCGCGTAGGCGATCTGGAGAGAACACTTCCGGGCAAGACCGGCGGCCACCACGTTCTTTGCCGCGTAACGGGTCCCGAACACGGCGGAGCAGTCGACCTTTTCCGGCGACTTGTTCACAATGGACCCGCCGCCGAGTTGCGCGCCGGGATATGCTCCGTAGAGCTGGCAGACGAGTTTCCGGCCCGTTATTCCCGAGTCGGCGGCGCTGCACGAATGAACGGCCTGCCACTCGCCGGTCGGGTTGAAGAGGAATTCCGTCCCGTCATCCACCCACTCATCCAGGCACTCAAAGGCCATCTTTTTCGCTATGGACTCCACTTCGTTACTGGTCGTCACGTACCGGTAATCGATGGCGTTCGACATAAGGACCTTTGCCACCCTGAGGGGTTTCATGGTCTCGTCATCATACTCGACAGTGACCTGGCCCTTTCCGTCCGGGGCGAACACGGGATTGTCGCAGTTCTCAAAGACCTTCATCATCTTGTTGACAAGGACATAGGTCAGGGGAAGTAGTTCCGGGGTTTCATCACAGGCGAACCCGAACATGATGCCCTGGTCGCCGGCCCCGATCTCCTTGTATTTACCGAGGTCAGCCCTCGTTCCTATGTTGATGTCCGGAGACTGGGGGATGATGGCATTGAACACGCCCATGGAATGACCGTTCAGTCCGACGGCGGCATCGTTATATCCCAGAGCAAGAACGGTTTTTCTGATGGACCGTTCGATATCCACGTATATCCTCGTTGATACCTCACCGCCGAC
The genomic region above belongs to Deltaproteobacteria bacterium and contains:
- the lptF gene encoding LPS export ABC transporter permease LptF gives rise to the protein MGTIIGRYILREISLPFFLMLFILTFVLIMGRILQLMDLMVNKGIGLPVILELLGCLAPSFLVLTIPISLLISILIGLGRLSGDNELIVLKSSGISLYQLIPPVAVLTVLALIVTAVTGIFLAPAGNLKTKTLLFEIAKQKASVGIKEKVFNDDFGGLILYANTIPVHGDYMEGVFISDSRLGKDPVTIIAEKGYLVSNLESMTVMLRLERGSTHSVDDAFQRYQKMEFSTYDVQLDFEETMGEGGKKLRKDEKEMTIAELRGKLMDPKLKPRTRREMIIELHSRFAIPLSCIVFGILGIPLGISKHRSGKSRGFVVGIFIIMTYYVLQLSGIALGETERIPPAVGPWAPNILLGCLGIYLFFMAARERTVLPFDNLSGESFRRFMMERIMKKR
- the lptG gene encoding LPS export ABC transporter permease LptG; the protein is MRILDRYISREFIKTFLLIMVSLVALYLIVDFFERLRMFLSRDATVLQVVSYFFFTIPMIVTQMLPVSFLLAALITFAILSKNSEITAIRANGISLFRLSLPVIVLSIAACFLSFVLSEFITPAANERAKYIKLVEVQKKKKLGSFTQNEIWYRGDDGIYNFAVYDPEKAMLKGVRIYYLDQNMHLARRIDARKARWEAGRWIFDDVMITTFPEEPGSFPRIERYSTTEIDLPEQPSDFLIVQKDTDEMGFFELRSYIRKIRSEGYDATRYITDMHGKIAFALVNVILGVLGISFSLRTERSGGIARSIGTGIIIGFSYWIVFAFAVSLGRSGSLPPLLAAWAANLILGLVAVVSFMRVRT
- a CDS encoding cupin domain-containing protein; its protein translation is MIVRHFTDVTAEQIADGFRKRVVIGQNEGAPNFIMRVFDVEPGFSSPFHEHFWEHEIFVVSGEGYIRNGQEEDLPLGAGDTIFVPPYEKHCMVNKGSDIFRFVCLIPVGAEN
- a CDS encoding sodium ion-translocating decarboxylase subunit beta — translated: MAVFGLLESGFQLFTWGNALMILIGLGLIYLGVARKMEPLLLVPIGFGIMLVNLPLGGMMDYELLLRAPQPGVVMEVDARRGGTFTSGDALVTLDTGAIAAPVYGRVDELRVAKGQVVTKGQVVARLITTEQTDQAVLPTKPIGLLSRIFHFGVMWQLLPPLMFLCLGALTDFGPMLANPRTLLLGAAAQFGVYFAFFLSLFFGFSLPEASSIGIIGGAEGPTTIYVTSVLAPHIIGATAVACYSYMALVPVILPPVIKLLTTKEERRIYMKPQLRKVSQREKILFPLVTTIIVILFVPSSAPLIGCFMVGNLFRECGVTERLTNTAQTAFVDIITIFLTLAIGASMPAENFLQPRTLLILVLGVVSFASAAAAGVLLAKFMNLFLKEKINPMIGAAGVSAVPMSARVVQVMGQQENKKNFLLMHAMGPNVAGAIGAAIAGGVFIGILG
- a CDS encoding glycosyltransferase; this encodes MIDIERYQDIVGTKTISEIRKKVRKLYGKHLLHINSTFQGGGVAEILNSLVPLMNNIGIDAGWRTLHGYPDFFEITKKFHNALQGDDINFTARKKSLYLQTNEKFAEYTHLDHDCVIVHDPQPVALVNFYKKRQPWVWRCHVDLSNPNPSLWDFLSTFVRKYDVMIVSNDSYVRHNIPIEQRIIHPAIDPLTAKNMELTDTILSRYLGKYRIKTDKPLITQISRFDKWKDPGGVIQVFKQVKEKIDCRLVLCGNIATDDPEGLRMYEKTERDAKNLLASGDVILVSDPIASNFIFINVLQRISSAIIQKSQKEGFGLVVTEAMWKGTPVVASRVGGIPLQIEDGENGFLVEPHDNNAFADRIVTLLRDRELAQEIGRRAKESVRERFLITRLLIDYLDLVGELMQ